A stretch of the Comamonas testosteroni TK102 genome encodes the following:
- the arsC gene encoding arsenate reductase (glutaredoxin) (This arsenate reductase requires both glutathione and glutaredoxin to convert arsenate to arsenite, after which the efflux transporter formed by ArsA and ArsB can extrude the arsenite from the cell, providing resistance.), which produces MSDITIYHNPACGTSRNVLALIRNSGEEPKVIEYLKTPPDCATLVGLIQAMGMPVRDVLRQKGTPYDELGLGDPQWTDEQLVDFMLQHPVLINRPIVVTPLGTRLCRPSEAVLDILPQPQQAAFSKEDGEAVIDSKGNRIGKL; this is translated from the coding sequence ATGAGTGACATCACGATTTATCACAACCCTGCTTGCGGCACCTCTCGCAATGTACTTGCCCTGATCCGCAACAGCGGGGAGGAGCCCAAGGTCATTGAGTACCTCAAGACGCCTCCTGATTGCGCCACCCTGGTGGGCCTGATCCAAGCCATGGGCATGCCTGTGCGCGATGTGTTGCGCCAAAAAGGTACGCCTTATGACGAACTGGGCCTTGGCGATCCTCAATGGACCGACGAGCAACTGGTGGACTTCATGCTGCAGCATCCCGTCCTGATCAATCGGCCGATAGTGGTCACCCCTCTGGGAACCCGCTTGTGCCGTCCCTCGGAGGCCGTACTGGACATCCTGCCGCAGCCTCAACAGGCCGCATTTTCCAAAGAAGACGGGGAAGCCGTCATTGACTCGAAAGGAAATCGAATTGGCAAGCTCTGA
- a CDS encoding GNAT family N-acetyltransferase: MTAEELSAIGVTPDSISQAVLGAPCSWVAAVNDEVVGFAMVDLDSACLFALFVLPEHEGCGIGTALTHACEQALFQQHASAWLEIAKESRAARPYRYLGWGDEVDIGSGDIRLKKQRA; encoded by the coding sequence ATGACCGCAGAGGAACTGTCTGCCATCGGTGTCACGCCAGACTCCATTTCGCAGGCGGTTCTCGGTGCTCCTTGCTCTTGGGTTGCCGCTGTCAATGATGAGGTCGTCGGGTTCGCCATGGTGGACCTGGACAGCGCATGTCTGTTTGCGCTATTTGTACTGCCCGAGCATGAAGGATGCGGAATCGGAACAGCTCTCACCCATGCCTGTGAGCAAGCCTTATTTCAGCAACATGCATCAGCCTGGCTTGAGATCGCCAAAGAAAGCCGAGCTGCGCGTCCCTATCGTTACCTCGGATGGGGCGATGAAGTCGATATTGGGAGCGGCGATATACGGCTGAAAAAGCAGCGCGCATAA
- a CDS encoding DUF1488 family protein: MSPRRVVFEYQANNEARSAAISGDALERLTGAKDLAGAQQSLEAYRAHWQEIHGLAATKHDQGQEPVVIRVGDIPAS; the protein is encoded by the coding sequence ATGAGCCCGCGTAGAGTTGTGTTTGAGTACCAGGCCAACAATGAGGCTCGATCAGCGGCTATCAGTGGTGACGCGCTTGAGCGTTTGACAGGGGCCAAGGACCTGGCCGGAGCGCAGCAGAGCTTGGAGGCTTACAGAGCTCACTGGCAAGAAATCCATGGGCTGGCCGCGACAAAGCACGATCAGGGTCAGGAGCCTGTCGTCATTCGCGTGGGCGATATTCCCGCCTCATAG
- a CDS encoding EAL domain-containing protein has translation MVDAENKEQAHYREVEWLGKKFPKSDRAIKIRLLLQLNTLVCTSLGIFWTICYSFFSRIDLALIFVALFFVGVCSYFSAKKFSYQYLAGIAHALLFIVIAISLIDSPIEDVPRSAHVYFLPLAIGVVFVFNQKDRYMGIIFPRLCLILFAIFGVGLMDMDVSSISPPENIRWIGCISNYLFSTLVLACILKIYISNLNAKVDLAFNLAQAVSKNEIVVHYQIQVDKDGNPLGAEALVRWMHRERGLLSPDKFIPLAEESFVIRDIGLEVLRQSCHLLREWSEDPLLQNKYIAVNVSPVQLIDDDFVSDVIKVVQAAGVDPGLIELELTESALSMDAEKASLKIQQLRDFGIRWALDDFGSGFSSLAILKSLPVQKIKIDRQFIKDAKSSESSKNLLKKILEISELMGMEAIVEGVEDHSQHTMLVDLGYSQFQGYLFGRPNPASDLTDSIRSRRG, from the coding sequence TTGGTAGATGCGGAAAATAAAGAGCAGGCTCACTATAGAGAAGTGGAGTGGCTGGGGAAAAAGTTTCCGAAGAGCGATCGGGCCATAAAAATCAGACTGCTTTTGCAGTTGAATACTCTGGTATGTACCTCGCTCGGCATTTTCTGGACTATATGCTATTCGTTTTTCTCAAGAATCGATCTGGCTTTAATTTTTGTAGCTTTGTTTTTTGTGGGTGTCTGTTCTTATTTTTCTGCCAAGAAATTCAGCTACCAATATCTTGCCGGTATAGCGCATGCACTGCTGTTTATCGTGATCGCCATCTCTTTGATTGACAGTCCTATCGAAGATGTGCCGCGCTCTGCGCATGTGTACTTTTTGCCGCTGGCAATTGGGGTGGTGTTTGTCTTTAATCAGAAAGACAGATATATGGGGATCATCTTCCCAAGATTGTGCTTGATTCTTTTTGCAATCTTCGGCGTCGGACTAATGGATATGGATGTATCCAGTATTTCTCCACCTGAAAATATCCGATGGATAGGCTGCATCAGCAATTATCTTTTTTCCACGCTGGTTCTGGCCTGCATACTGAAAATCTATATTTCCAATTTGAATGCAAAGGTCGACTTGGCATTTAATCTGGCCCAGGCTGTTTCAAAGAACGAAATAGTGGTGCACTATCAGATTCAAGTTGATAAGGATGGAAATCCGTTGGGTGCGGAGGCTCTTGTCAGATGGATGCACCGAGAGCGTGGTCTTTTATCTCCGGACAAATTTATTCCACTGGCGGAAGAGAGTTTTGTGATCAGAGATATTGGGCTGGAAGTTCTGCGTCAGTCCTGTCATCTGCTGAGAGAGTGGTCTGAAGATCCCTTGCTGCAGAATAAGTACATTGCGGTCAATGTGAGTCCGGTGCAGCTCATCGATGATGATTTTGTGTCTGATGTCATCAAGGTTGTACAGGCGGCGGGAGTCGATCCTGGTTTGATAGAACTTGAACTGACAGAGTCGGCTTTGAGCATGGATGCTGAAAAAGCAAGTTTGAAAATTCAGCAATTAAGAGACTTTGGTATCCGATGGGCTCTCGATGATTTCGGCTCGGGCTTCTCATCGCTCGCCATACTGAAGTCTTTGCCGGTCCAGAAAATCAAGATCGACAGGCAGTTCATCAAGGATGCCAAGTCAAGCGAGTCCTCGAAGAACCTGCTGAAAAAGATCCTGGAGATTTCCGAGCTGATGGGGATGGAGGCTATCGTGGAAGGCGTTGAAGATCATAGCCAGCACACCATGCTCGTTGATCTGGGATATTCGCAATTTCAGGGCTATCTCTTCGGACGCCCCAATCCGGCTTCAGACTTGACCGATTCCATCAGGTCGCGCAGAGGCTGA
- a CDS encoding ArsR/SmtB family transcription factor produces the protein MQEAQVIRSLSALAHEARLRVFRALVVAGPEGLTPSALAQQLGIAPNALSFHLKELFHAELVSQERQGRNVLYRAAFPVMNGLLGYLTENCCQGAACTPDAAALCLR, from the coding sequence ATGCAAGAAGCCCAAGTGATCCGTTCCCTCTCCGCGCTGGCCCATGAAGCACGTTTGCGCGTTTTTCGTGCGTTGGTGGTTGCCGGGCCTGAAGGGCTGACTCCCAGCGCATTGGCGCAGCAACTGGGTATCGCTCCCAATGCACTGTCATTTCACCTTAAGGAGCTGTTCCATGCCGAGCTCGTGAGTCAGGAGAGGCAGGGGCGCAATGTGCTCTATCGCGCTGCGTTCCCCGTCATGAATGGCCTGCTGGGCTATCTCACCGAGAACTGCTGCCAGGGCGCTGCCTGCACCCCAGACGCTGCGGCTTTATGCCTGCGCTGA
- the arsH gene encoding arsenical resistance protein ArsH codes for MASSDLPNLDEQVFEKPSLEGLLPAQRAAHAPRILLLYGSVRDRSYSRLLTEEAARLLRKMGAETRIFDPRGLPQPDGAPDDHPKVKELRELAVWAEGMVWTSPERHGAMSSILKAQIDWIPLSAGAVRPTQGKTLAVMQVSGGSQSFNAVNQMRVLGRWMRMITIPNQSSVAKAFAEFDEAGRMKPSSYYERVVDVMEELVKFTLLTRDCSDYLVDRYSERRESAEELSKRVNQRSI; via the coding sequence TTGGCAAGCTCTGATCTACCGAATCTGGACGAACAAGTATTTGAAAAGCCCAGCCTGGAAGGCTTGCTGCCCGCACAACGTGCTGCGCATGCGCCGCGCATTCTGCTGCTGTATGGCTCGGTTCGCGACCGCTCCTATAGCCGACTGCTGACCGAAGAGGCCGCGCGCCTGCTGCGCAAGATGGGTGCCGAGACCAGGATCTTCGATCCGCGTGGCCTGCCGCAACCCGACGGAGCCCCTGACGATCACCCAAAGGTCAAGGAACTGCGTGAGCTGGCTGTGTGGGCCGAGGGTATGGTCTGGACGTCTCCTGAGCGTCATGGTGCGATGAGCAGCATCCTCAAAGCGCAGATAGACTGGATCCCTTTGTCCGCTGGTGCTGTGCGACCGACGCAAGGCAAGACGTTGGCGGTGATGCAAGTCTCGGGTGGCTCGCAGTCCTTCAATGCGGTCAACCAGATGCGGGTACTGGGCCGGTGGATGCGCATGATCACCATCCCCAATCAGTCCTCCGTTGCCAAGGCATTCGCCGAGTTCGATGAGGCCGGCCGGATGAAGCCTTCTTCATACTACGAGCGAGTGGTGGATGTGATGGAAGAGCTGGTCAAGTTCACGCTGCTGACGCGAGACTGTTCGGACTACCTGGTGGATCGATATAGCGAGCGCCGTGAAAGTGCTGAAGAGCTGTCCAAACGGGTCAACCAGCGAAGCATTTGA
- a CDS encoding Rap1a/Tai family immunity protein has product MRAFQGTAALLVALFCGPHLHAQQITGNELYQWLSEAKSSQAGITSDGQQTNIARGYVLGVTETLVSSKIICIPDGITRDQILDIMPMMLHARPQLRHLNANRLVASALQDVFPLQAKVDCNCSATFLHSG; this is encoded by the coding sequence ATGAGAGCTTTTCAGGGAACAGCCGCTTTGTTGGTCGCCTTGTTCTGCGGACCACATCTGCATGCGCAGCAGATCACAGGAAATGAGCTGTACCAATGGCTTTCTGAAGCAAAAAGCTCTCAAGCGGGTATCACGTCGGACGGCCAACAGACCAACATCGCTCGCGGGTATGTTTTAGGAGTTACCGAAACACTGGTGTCATCCAAAATCATCTGCATACCAGATGGCATCACACGCGACCAGATCTTGGACATCATGCCTATGATGCTCCACGCCCGGCCCCAGCTCAGGCACTTGAATGCCAACCGACTGGTCGCATCAGCATTGCAAGATGTCTTCCCCCTGCAAGCCAAAGTAGATTGCAACTGCTCTGCGACATTCCTTCACTCGGGATGA
- a CDS encoding arsenic transporter has translation MLTAILIFIFTLTLVIWQPRGLGIGWSASMGAGIALLLGVVHLSDIPVVWNIVWNATATFVAVIIISLLLDEAGFFEWAALHFARWGGGSGVKLFAFIVLLGAAVSALFANDGAALILTPIVMAMLLALGFSAAATLAFVMAAGFIADTASLPLIVSNLVNIVSADFFKIGFNDYASVMVPVNIVSVLASLGVLLLFFRRDIPAFYDMAQLKQPSAAIKDLATFQAGWAVLVLLLVGFFALEPLGVPVSAVAAVGAAILLAVAARGHAISTRKVLHGAPWQIVVFSLGMYLVVYGLRNAGLTDVIAVLLNQFAAGGVWTASLGTGVLSAVLSSIMNNMPTVLIGALSIDASVASGAVKEAMVYANVIGCDLGPKITPIGSLATLLWLHVLAKKGTTIGWGYYLKVGAVLTMPVLLITLAALALRLSVAS, from the coding sequence ATGTTGACGGCCATTCTGATTTTCATCTTCACCTTGACGCTGGTCATCTGGCAGCCACGCGGCCTTGGCATTGGCTGGAGCGCCTCGATGGGAGCCGGTATCGCGCTGCTGCTGGGGGTTGTGCATCTTTCTGATATTCCGGTGGTCTGGAATATCGTCTGGAATGCCACGGCGACCTTTGTCGCCGTCATCATCATCAGCCTTTTGCTGGATGAGGCCGGATTCTTTGAATGGGCCGCGCTGCACTTTGCCCGCTGGGGTGGGGGGAGCGGAGTCAAGCTGTTTGCTTTCATCGTGCTGCTGGGTGCCGCCGTTTCGGCCCTGTTTGCCAATGACGGAGCCGCCCTGATTCTCACGCCCATCGTGATGGCCATGCTGCTGGCGCTGGGCTTTTCTGCGGCAGCAACGCTGGCGTTTGTCATGGCCGCCGGATTTATTGCCGACACGGCCAGCCTGCCGCTGATCGTCTCCAATCTGGTGAATATCGTCTCCGCCGACTTTTTCAAGATTGGCTTCAACGACTACGCATCGGTGATGGTGCCGGTCAACATCGTCTCGGTCCTGGCCAGCCTCGGGGTGCTGCTGCTGTTTTTCCGACGCGATATTCCTGCCTTCTACGACATGGCCCAGCTCAAGCAGCCATCGGCTGCGATCAAGGATCTGGCCACCTTCCAGGCTGGTTGGGCCGTGCTGGTCTTGCTTCTGGTCGGCTTCTTCGCTCTGGAGCCTCTGGGCGTTCCCGTCAGTGCCGTGGCCGCCGTGGGGGCTGCGATCTTGCTGGCGGTGGCTGCGCGCGGCCATGCCATCAGCACCAGGAAGGTGCTTCATGGCGCTCCATGGCAGATCGTGGTGTTCTCGCTGGGTATGTATCTGGTGGTCTACGGGCTGCGCAACGCGGGCCTTACGGATGTCATCGCCGTGTTGCTGAATCAGTTTGCAGCCGGTGGTGTATGGACCGCATCACTGGGCACAGGCGTGCTGTCTGCGGTGCTGTCTTCCATCATGAACAACATGCCCACAGTCTTGATCGGAGCCTTGTCCATCGATGCCTCCGTGGCCAGCGGGGCGGTCAAGGAGGCCATGGTGTACGCCAATGTGATTGGCTGCGATCTGGGGCCCAAAATCACGCCGATTGGCAGCCTGGCCACGCTCCTTTGGCTGCATGTGCTCGCCAAGAAGGGCACAACGATTGGCTGGGGCTACTACCTCAAAGTCGGTGCGGTGCTGACCATGCCCGTGCTGCTCATCACACTTGCAGCGCTGGCCCTGCGGCTCAGCGTGGCGTCATGA
- a CDS encoding winged helix-turn-helix transcriptional regulator codes for MKVNVSGCSVEEAMRLLGGRWRLLIVSYLVDGPKRLNELRRDITGISQRSLTLDLRALEKSGLVKRTVWPSAPVRVDYELTLDGKRLKPVVNVMKEFGMWLKQKS; via the coding sequence ATGAAGGTCAATGTCAGTGGCTGCTCAGTCGAAGAGGCCATGCGGTTGCTGGGAGGTCGATGGCGCTTATTAATAGTCTCCTATCTTGTAGATGGACCTAAGAGACTCAACGAGTTGCGCCGAGACATAACAGGAATTTCGCAGCGCTCACTGACCTTGGACCTGCGTGCTCTCGAAAAGTCAGGCCTAGTCAAAAGAACGGTGTGGCCCAGTGCTCCCGTCCGGGTCGATTACGAGTTGACGCTCGATGGCAAGCGCTTGAAACCCGTAGTCAACGTAATGAAAGAGTTTGGGATGTGGCTGAAACAAAAAAGCTAG